The segment CTCCTCCCGCTCGAGGGGGAGGGGTACGCCGTAGCCGGCCGCGCTCCCGAGGGGCGAGCGGTCGGCGAGCGCGCGGGCCGCCTCCAGCGGTCCCAGATCGTCGAGGAGAAGCTCCGCGTACCCGGCGGCCCAGAGCCCGACCGTGGAGGGCATCGCCCGCCGCCCGTGCGTGTAGCCCGGCCAGAGGACCCGCTGGTGTCGCGCGCCGAACTCGATCAGGGCGCCGGCCGCGTCGACGAGCAGCTCCTCGGCGCGGAGGAGGCCGTGCTTGATGTGCAGGCGCAGATCGGCGGCCACCTGGTCGTTACGCGACCGCCCGGTGTGGACCTTCTCCCCGATCTCGCCGAGCCGCTCGGTCAGGTAGCGCTCGAGCGCGGTGTGCACGTCTTCGTCCGCGCCGGTCACCGTCAGACGCCCCGCCGCGGCGTCGTCGAGGGCATCGCGCAGCGCCGAGTGGAGACGCGCTTCCTCGTCGCCGGAGATCAGCCGCGCGCGGGCGAGGCCGTGCACGTGCGCCATGGTTCCGGCGATGTCCCACAAGAGGAGGCGCCGGTCCCAGACGCGGTCCTCCGCGGCGGTGTACGCGTCCAACGCGGGGTCGAGCGGCTCGCCGCTGCCCCAGAGCGTGCCGCCCGCCCCGGCGGCGCTCATGCTCCGTTCCCCCCGTGGGCCAGTTCGTGCTCGCTGTAGTCCCGCTTCTCGCGCCGCCCGACGATCATCGTTCCGCAGCCGGCTCCGGTGAACAGCTCCAGCAACAAGGAGTCGGGCACGCGCCCGTCGAGGATGTGCGTCCTTCTCACCCCGCCCCGGACGGCCGCGAGGCAGGCGGCGACCTTCGGTCGCATGCCGCCGCGGACGGCGCCTTCCGCGACGAGTTTTTCGAGGTCGTCCGGATCGGCGAACGCCACCAGCGAGGCGGGATCGCCGGGGTCGCGGAGCAGCCCTGGCGCCGTGGTGAGGATGAGCAGCTTGGCCGCTCCCAGCGACTTCGCCACCTCGACGGCCAAGCCGTCGGCGTTCACGTTGAGGGGGCGCCCGTGGCCGTCGGCGGCGATCGGCGAGATCACCGGCACCATGCCGCGGTCGAACAGGGCGTCGAGCACGCTGCGGTCGACCGCCTCGATGTCGCCCACCTCTCCCCAGTCCACCGGTTCACCGCCGTCCTCCCCCGGAGGTGGGGAAGGGGGGCGCCGCCGCGCCGAGACCAGCCCGGCGTCCACCCCCGAAAGGCCGACGGCTCGGACCTGCTGCCGGCGAAGGGCCGCCAGAAGATCGACGCTGAGCGAACCGGCGTACACCATCTTCGTCACCTCGAGCATCTCCGGCGTCGTCACACGCCGACCGGATTGCATCCGGACGGGCACGCCGAGGCGCTCGGCGAGACGGGTGGCCTGCACGCCGCCCCCGTGCACCACCGCCAGCCGGATCGAGAGCGAGTCGAGCAGCGCCAGCTGAACCGCGATGCCGTCGAGGAGTTCGGGGCGGTCGAGGATCTCGCCTCCGATCTTCACCACGAAGGTCTGCCCCTTGTACAGCCGCGTGTAGTCGAGCGCCTCCTTGAGGGCTCGAACCATCGTGTCCGTCACCGGTCTCCTCCGAGAAGCTCCAGGAGCAGCGCGCGCTGCACATGGAGCCGGTTCTCCGCCTGGTCCACGACCGCCGACCACGGACCGTCGAGGACTCCGTCGGTCACCACCACGTTCCGGCGCACGGGCAGGCAGTGCATGAAAAAACCTCTCCCGCCGCGCGTGGCGCGCATCCTCCGCTCGTCGATCCTCCACGAGCGATACGGCGCGGCGAGCTTCCGCGCGGCGTCGGCGTCGCCGAAGGCGCGGAGGCTGCCCCAGCTCTTGGCGTAGACGACATCGGCTCCGGCGATCGCCTCGTCGATGTCGTGCGTGATCTCGAGACGCCCGCCGCATCTCCGCGCGACCTCGGCCACCGAGCGCACGTCCTCCCCGTCCAGCTCGAACCCCTCGGGGTGCGCGATGGTGACCTCCATTCCGAGGCGCGCGGCGGCGATCGCGGCGCTCACCGGCACCGCGCACGGCAGCGGCTTCGGATGCCAAGCCCACGCGAGGGTGAACCGGGACTCGCGGGCGGCCTCGCCGAGGCGCTCGCGGATCGTGAGGGCGTCGGCGAGCCCCTGACAGGGATGTCGCCGGGCCGACTCCAGGTTGATCACGGGGACGCCGGACTCGGCCGCGAAGGTCCTGACGACCTCGTCGCGGCGCGCTGCCTCCCAGTCGTCCAGTTTGGGGAACGCGCGGACTCCCAGAGCGTGCACGTAGCGGCCGAGCACCCGCGCCGCGTCGACGACGTGCTCCGGCGCGCCGCCGTCCATGACCGCCCCGCGGCGGGTCTCCAGGGCCCACGCCCCCCGTCCCGGCTCGAGCACGATCGCCCGGCCCCCGTGCCGGGCCATCGCGGCCTCGAAGGAAACCCGCGTGCGCAGCGACGGGTCGAAGAACACCAGCCCGAGCAGCTTTCCCCGGAGCGCCTCGTCGTCGCGGTTCGCCGCTTTCAGGCGCGCCGCGCGGTCGAGGAGCTGGAGCACCCGGCGGTCGTCCCACTCGTCGGTGGCGAGACAATGGCGAACGGTCACGTCAGGACCCTCTCGAGGGCGGCGAGGAACTCACCGGCCTCTCCTTCTCCGGCGACGAGCGGGGGGAGCAGGCGCAGGACCGACGGGTCGGCCGAGGTCCCGGCGAGCACGCCCTGCGCGAGAAGCTCCCGTTGGACCTGAGCGGCTGGGCGGTCGAGCACGAGTCCCAGGAGAAGGCCGGCCCCCCGGACCTCTCGCACCCCCGGCAGCCGTGCGGCCGCGCCCGCGATGAGCGCCCCGATCTCCCGCGCCCTCTCCGCGAGCCGCTCTTCCTCGAGCACCGCCAGCGTCGCGGCGGCGGCGGCGCAAGGCACCGGCCCGCCGCCGAAGGTGCTTCCGAGGTCACCCTTGCCGATCCCTTCCGCCAGGCGGTCCGACACCAGCAGGACGCCGAGCGGCAGGCCGGACGCGATTCCCTTGGCGAGCGTGATCGCGTCGGGACGGATGCCGAGCCGCTGGGCGGCGGTGAAAGCGCCCGTCCGCCCGCAGCCGCTCTGGACCTCGTCGAAGACGAGGACGGCCCCCGCCGCGTCGCAGAGCTCGCGCGCGCGGCAGAGGAACTCTGTCGGAAGCGGGCGCGCACCGGCGAGACCTTGCACCGGCTCCGCCAGCACCGCAGCGGTGCGGTCCGTCACGAGCGACTCCAGCGCCCGGGTGTCGCCGAACGGACAGACGTCGGTCAGCGCGGCCAGCGCCCCGCCGCCGGCGCGGCGGGCGAGTTCCCTGTGGCGCGGCGTTCCGGCGCAGGCGAGGGTGGCCAGCGTGCGCCCGTGAAAACCGCCCTCGATCACCACGACGCGTTCCCTGCCGGTGGCGCGCCGCGCCAGGGCGAGCGCCTGCTCGTTCGCCTCCGCGCCGGAATTGACGAGAAACAGGTGGCCGAGCTCCGGTGGCGCCAACCGGGCGAGCCTTTCGAGCAGGTGCTCCCGCGGTTCGAGGGGCAGGGCGTTGGAGTAGAAGAGGAGTCTTTCGGCTTGCTCGGCCACGGCCGTGGCGACGCGGGGATGCGCGTGTCCCGTGAGCGCGACCGCGTGCCCCGCGTACAGGTCGAGGACGCGCCGGCCTGCGGCGTCCCACAGGTAGCAGCCGCGCCCACGCACGGGACGGAAGTCGAGCCGCTCGTAGACAGGCAGCTCCGAAAGCTCCTTCAGCACGGATGGAACCCTCCGAACGTCAGGCCGTCCGTCTCCGGCAGGCCGAGCGCCAGGTTCATCGCCTGCACCGCCTGACCCGCGGCGCCCTTGACGAGGTTGTCGATCACCGCCGTTACGACGATGCGCCGGCCTCCGTCGCGGGCGGCGGCGTGGAGACGCGCGAAGTTCGTGCCGGTGACCGTCGCCAGTCCGGGAGGATCCGGGTCGGGGACCACGAACGGCCGGCCCGCGAACGCCTCCGCCACCGTGGCGAGCGGGGCCGGATCCTCCTGAGCCAGGTCCAGGTGGGCGGTCAGGTGGATCCCGCGAACGAAGGGGCCCGAGTGCGGGAGCAGGATCGCCGCGGCCGTGGCGTCGGACCGCCAGCGGCGGAGCGCTTGCACGATCTCGGCCTCGTGGCGGTGCCCGGCCAGCGCGTACCCCCACATGCTGTGGGCCCTGACCGGGTGGTGCGTCCGCGGGGCGGGTTGCGTTCCCGACCCGCTCGATCCCGTGACGGCGAACAGGACGGGCGGGGCGGCCAGCCGCCTGGCGAAGGGGAAGAGCGCGAGCAGGGCGGCGGTCGCGAAACAGCCCGGCGCGGCCAGC is part of the Acidobacteriota bacterium genome and harbors:
- a CDS encoding N-acetylornithine carbamoyltransferase, coding for MTVRHCLATDEWDDRRVLQLLDRAARLKAANRDDEALRGKLLGLVFFDPSLRTRVSFEAAMARHGGRAIVLEPGRGAWALETRRGAVMDGGAPEHVVDAARVLGRYVHALGVRAFPKLDDWEAARRDEVVRTFAAESGVPVINLESARRHPCQGLADALTIRERLGEAARESRFTLAWAWHPKPLPCAVPVSAAIAAARLGMEVTIAHPEGFELDGEDVRSVAEVARRCGGRLEITHDIDEAIAGADVVYAKSWGSLRAFGDADAARKLAAPYRSWRIDERRMRATRGGRGFFMHCLPVRRNVVVTDGVLDGPWSAVVDQAENRLHVQRALLLELLGGDR
- a CDS encoding aminotransferase class III-fold pyridoxal phosphate-dependent enzyme, whose amino-acid sequence is MLKELSELPVYERLDFRPVRGRGCYLWDAAGRRVLDLYAGHAVALTGHAHPRVATAVAEQAERLLFYSNALPLEPREHLLERLARLAPPELGHLFLVNSGAEANEQALALARRATGRERVVVIEGGFHGRTLATLACAGTPRHRELARRAGGGALAALTDVCPFGDTRALESLVTDRTAAVLAEPVQGLAGARPLPTEFLCRARELCDAAGAVLVFDEVQSGCGRTGAFTAAQRLGIRPDAITLAKGIASGLPLGVLLVSDRLAEGIGKGDLGSTFGGGPVPCAAAAATLAVLEEERLAERAREIGALIAGAAARLPGVREVRGAGLLLGLVLDRPAAQVQRELLAQGVLAGTSADPSVLRLLPPLVAGEGEAGEFLAALERVLT
- the argC gene encoding N-acetyl-gamma-glutamyl-phosphate reductase, with product MSGTRSGCRPTMRAARRRGSPPVFWRSSVPRGEPIRAAVLGAAGYAGGELLRLLSGHPGVGSVRAFSESAAGKAWADVHPVLAHGREGRFEPCEPKEAARWADVLFLAWPHGRSQREIGAILDEDPPLVIDLSADFRIADAKLYRAAYGEPARADLFGTFAYALADVLGGELRGRRRLAAPGCFATAALLALFPFARRLAAPPVLFAVTGSSGSGTQPAPRTHHPVRAHSMWGYALAGHRHEAEIVQALRRWRSDATAAAILLPHSGPFVRGIHLTAHLDLAQEDPAPLATVAEAFAGRPFVVPDPDPPGLATVTGTNFARLHAAARDGGRRIVVTAVIDNLVKGAAGQAVQAMNLALGLPETDGLTFGGFHPC
- the argB gene encoding acetylglutamate kinase; this translates as MTDTMVRALKEALDYTRLYKGQTFVVKIGGEILDRPELLDGIAVQLALLDSLSIRLAVVHGGGVQATRLAERLGVPVRMQSGRRVTTPEMLEVTKMVYAGSLSVDLLAALRRQQVRAVGLSGVDAGLVSARRRPPSPPPGEDGGEPVDWGEVGDIEAVDRSVLDALFDRGMVPVISPIAADGHGRPLNVNADGLAVEVAKSLGAAKLLILTTAPGLLRDPGDPASLVAFADPDDLEKLVAEGAVRGGMRPKVAACLAAVRGGVRRTHILDGRVPDSLLLELFTGAGCGTMIVGRREKRDYSEHELAHGGNGA